In Rhodospirillum rubrum ATCC 11170, a genomic segment contains:
- a CDS encoding MFS transporter, with protein sequence MTGGAAAAPPGRGAAFSWCLFDFANSGYPTVVATFVFSAYVTKAVAATPEAGTAAWGYAMGASGLLIALLAPIFGAVADHSGRRKPWLGLFSLLCVASTALMWTIRPDPAFLLAALVLAALSNAAFEIGGVFYNAMLPDVTTPERMGRLSGWAWGLGYAGGLACLVIALLALVQADPPPFGLDKAAAEPVRATLVLVALWFVVFGWPLFAFVPERPTGRVLALGAAARGAIDSLKGLPALFRGDPRLGWFLLARMLYTEGLNTLFAFGGIYAAGTFDMGFDQIIVFGIGLNITAGLGAFAFGWIDDWLGSPRTIVVGLIGLIGFCVAVLLVEDTAWFVGLALTMGIFFGPVQAASRTHIARVAPPDRRGELFGLFALTGKISAFAGPLAVGLATDLSGSQRLGMATVVVFLVAGLGLLVKTRAPRG encoded by the coding sequence GTGACCGGGGGCGCCGCCGCTGCGCCGCCCGGTCGCGGCGCGGCTTTTTCGTGGTGCCTGTTCGATTTCGCCAATTCGGGCTATCCCACCGTCGTCGCCACCTTCGTTTTTTCGGCCTATGTGACCAAGGCGGTGGCGGCGACGCCCGAAGCGGGAACGGCGGCCTGGGGTTATGCCATGGGCGCTTCGGGGCTGCTGATCGCCCTGCTCGCCCCGATCTTCGGCGCCGTGGCCGACCACAGCGGCCGGCGCAAGCCTTGGCTTGGCCTGTTCAGTCTGCTGTGCGTCGCCTCCACCGCCTTGATGTGGACGATCCGCCCCGACCCGGCCTTCCTGTTGGCCGCCCTGGTGCTGGCGGCGCTGTCGAACGCCGCCTTCGAGATCGGCGGCGTCTTCTACAACGCCATGTTGCCCGATGTGACGACGCCCGAGCGCATGGGCCGCCTTTCGGGCTGGGCCTGGGGGTTGGGCTATGCCGGCGGGCTGGCCTGTCTGGTCATCGCCCTGCTCGCCCTGGTTCAGGCCGATCCGCCGCCCTTCGGCCTGGACAAGGCCGCCGCCGAGCCGGTGCGCGCCACCCTGGTGCTGGTCGCCCTGTGGTTCGTGGTTTTCGGCTGGCCGCTGTTCGCCTTCGTGCCCGAGCGGCCGACCGGGCGGGTTCTGGCCTTGGGCGCGGCGGCGCGCGGGGCGATTGACAGCCTGAAGGGCCTGCCGGCGCTGTTTCGCGGCGATCCCCGGCTGGGCTGGTTTCTGCTGGCGCGCATGCTCTACACCGAAGGGCTGAACACCCTGTTCGCCTTTGGCGGCATCTATGCCGCCGGCACCTTCGACATGGGCTTTGATCAGATCATCGTGTTTGGCATCGGGCTGAACATCACCGCCGGGCTGGGGGCCTTCGCCTTTGGCTGGATCGACGACTGGCTGGGCTCGCCGCGCACCATCGTTGTCGGCCTGATCGGCCTGATCGGTTTTTGCGTCGCCGTTCTTCTGGTCGAAGACACCGCATGGTTCGTCGGTCTGGCTTTGACCATGGGGATTTTCTTCGGCCCGGTGCAGGCAGCCAGCCGCACCCATATCGCCCGCGTCGCCCCGCCCGACAGGCGCGGCGAATTATTCGGGCTTTTCGCCCTGACCGGCAAGATCAGCGCCTTCGCCGGACCGCTGGCCGTCGGTCTGGCGACCGATCTAAGCGGCAGTCAGCGCCTCGGCATGGCCACCGTGGTGGTTTTCCTGGTCGCCGGCCTCGGCCTGCTGGTCAAGACCCGCGCCCCCCGGGGCTGA
- a CDS encoding RsmB/NOP family class I SAM-dependent RNA methyltransferase codes for MKDTATATRAAALDLLSAVLDHGRPLDDVFDAATRKLEPRDRAFARLLAATTLRRMGRLEKVIKTFLDRPLPRRAVGAKHILRLGAAQMLFLDTPPHAAVATSVDVARVRRLAPYAGLINAVLRKVADHGAARLAGFDDPLADLPRWLGQSWIAAYGAETAARLAEACGREAPLDLTPRDGDGGALAELVGGLALPGGSVRLPTATAVRELAGFTEGQWWVQDAAAALPVLLAGVPLKGARVVDFCAAPGGKTLQLAAAGAQVWAVDRSATRLARLRENLERTGLGDAVNVVEGDALTFTLTDGQQADVVLVDAPCTATGTFRRHPDAPWLKRPGDAAALAALQDSLLDAAVRLVRPGGVIVYCVCSLQPEEAAPRIEALLARSPEISRKPITAGEGGVSDEMITAEGDVRLFPFHLDAVGGLDGFFIARLVRGDAPR; via the coding sequence ATGAAGGATACCGCCACCGCCACGCGGGCCGCCGCGCTCGACCTCCTCTCGGCCGTTCTCGATCACGGCCGGCCCCTGGACGACGTTTTCGACGCGGCGACGCGCAAGCTGGAGCCGCGCGACCGGGCCTTCGCCCGCCTGCTCGCCGCCACCACGCTGCGACGGATGGGTCGCCTGGAAAAGGTCATCAAGACTTTCCTCGACCGGCCGCTGCCGCGCCGGGCGGTCGGCGCCAAGCATATCCTGCGCCTGGGCGCCGCCCAGATGCTGTTCCTTGACACGCCCCCCCATGCCGCCGTCGCCACCTCGGTCGATGTCGCCCGCGTGCGCCGGCTCGCCCCCTATGCCGGGCTGATCAACGCGGTTTTGCGCAAGGTCGCCGATCACGGCGCCGCCCGGCTGGCCGGCTTTGACGATCCCTTGGCCGATCTGCCGCGCTGGCTGGGTCAAAGCTGGATCGCCGCCTATGGGGCCGAGACGGCGGCCCGTCTGGCCGAGGCCTGCGGCCGCGAGGCGCCCCTTGATCTGACGCCGCGCGACGGCGATGGCGGGGCGTTGGCCGAGCTGGTCGGCGGGCTGGCCCTGCCCGGCGGTTCGGTCCGCCTGCCCACCGCCACCGCCGTGCGCGAGTTGGCGGGCTTCACCGAGGGCCAATGGTGGGTGCAAGACGCCGCCGCCGCCCTGCCGGTGCTGCTGGCCGGGGTGCCGCTCAAGGGCGCCCGCGTCGTTGATTTCTGCGCCGCCCCCGGTGGCAAGACCCTTCAACTGGCCGCCGCCGGCGCCCAAGTCTGGGCGGTCGACCGCTCGGCGACCCGCCTCGCCCGCCTGCGCGAGAACCTGGAACGCACCGGCCTGGGCGACGCGGTGAACGTGGTCGAGGGCGACGCCCTGACCTTCACCCTTACGGACGGCCAGCAAGCCGATGTGGTGTTGGTCGATGCGCCCTGCACGGCCACCGGCACCTTCCGCCGCCATCCCGACGCGCCCTGGCTCAAGCGGCCGGGCGACGCCGCGGCGCTGGCCGCCCTTCAGGACTCGCTGCTTGACGCCGCCGTGCGGCTGGTACGTCCGGGCGGCGTGATCGTTTACTGCGTCTGCTCGCTTCAACCCGAGGAGGCCGCCCCGCGCATCGAAGCCCTGCTCGCCCGCAGCCCCGAGATCAGCCGCAAGCCGATCACCGCCGGCGAAGGCGGGGTGAGCGACGAGATGATCACCGCCGAGGGCGATGTCCGGCTGTTTCCCTTTCACCTCGACGCCGTGGGCGGCCTTGATGGCTTCTTCATCGCCCGGCTGGTTCGCGGGGACGCGCCGCGGTGA